The following proteins are co-located in the Shouchella hunanensis genome:
- a CDS encoding glycoside hydrolase family 5 protein codes for MTDMQAENEHTGVELKKVIRTTIQTGDTPFLKTDGKKMRNEFGTGVEVILRGTNAGGWLVMENWMSPTNAPDQKTAMDTLTSRFGEETAWELLNLFQDTYWQESDFDRIKAEGMNVIRLPFTYFEMLNDDGSLKATAFERMDWFINEAEKRALYIILDMHGAPGSQNGKDHSGDTRFPDVGNLYGNAENMDRTVFLWERIAERYKDNPWIAGYDLLNEPGGASGKEQFDFYDRLYRAVRRKDPDHIIIIEAIWDPMDLPHPDLYGWQNVVYSYHFYGWDDINNLDYQKQFVDSKVTMVNEWTNYPVPLLVGEFTLFSNLQSWDYALRVYDDQRWSYTTWTYKVTGQGSSWGMYTGNPLEVDIYSDSEADIRRKWATSATETSFTRNDPIVDVIQNYTKRP; via the coding sequence ATGACTGACATGCAAGCTGAAAATGAGCATACGGGGGTAGAGCTAAAAAAGGTTATACGCACTACCATCCAAACAGGGGATACACCGTTTTTAAAAACCGATGGGAAGAAAATGCGGAATGAGTTTGGTACTGGTGTGGAAGTCATTTTACGTGGAACAAATGCTGGTGGTTGGCTGGTTATGGAGAATTGGATGTCACCAACAAACGCACCTGATCAAAAAACCGCAATGGATACCCTCACTTCACGCTTTGGTGAAGAAACAGCTTGGGAGCTCTTAAACCTTTTTCAAGATACGTACTGGCAAGAAAGTGATTTTGATCGCATTAAAGCGGAGGGGATGAATGTCATCCGGCTTCCCTTCACTTATTTTGAAATGTTAAACGATGACGGTAGCCTAAAAGCAACTGCTTTTGAACGAATGGATTGGTTTATAAATGAAGCGGAAAAACGAGCACTGTATATTATTTTGGATATGCATGGCGCGCCTGGCTCCCAAAATGGAAAGGATCATTCCGGCGACACACGGTTCCCTGACGTAGGGAATTTATATGGGAACGCTGAGAATATGGATCGGACTGTCTTTTTATGGGAGCGTATTGCAGAACGATATAAAGACAATCCATGGATTGCTGGATACGATTTACTGAACGAGCCTGGCGGTGCAAGTGGAAAGGAACAGTTTGACTTTTATGATCGCCTTTATCGAGCAGTTCGCAGAAAAGATCCAGATCACATCATTATTATAGAAGCGATTTGGGACCCGATGGACCTTCCGCACCCTGACTTGTACGGTTGGCAAAATGTTGTCTATTCGTATCACTTTTATGGATGGGACGACATTAACAACCTTGACTATCAGAAACAGTTTGTGGATTCAAAAGTGACGATGGTTAATGAATGGACCAATTACCCTGTCCCTCTTTTGGTTGGAGAATTTACATTGTTTAGCAATCTACAGAGTTGGGATTACGCGTTACGGGTATATGATGACCAACGATGGAGTTATACCACTTGGACATATAAGGTAACCGGTCAAGGAAGTAGCTGGGGCATGTACACAGGCAATCCGTTGGAAGTTGATATTTACTCCGACAGTGAAGCAGATATTAGAAGAAAATGGGCAACATCAGCAACGGAAACTAGTTTCACACGCAATGATCCTATTGTAGATGTCATTCAAAACTATACGAAACGCCCATAG
- a CDS encoding metallophosphoesterase family protein: protein MRIAALYDIHGNDRALEAVLKVIENENVDKVIVGGDLAWGPQPKKVIDKLFAYKNEFIFIMGNGDRELFEHYKNQKRVENMVDELNEWCVEQLSTKQLEWLGSFKFSHVEGNNLFIHGSPRSDTEAIRLDTPENEVFEMIKNVNQTVIICGHTHIQFKRDIYAKKVINAGSVGLQSRAKGACWLLIDADKYNLKITKYDFKVAAKEIMLDGCPYKENFADHVENPPYEGP from the coding sequence ATGCGAATAGCCGCACTATATGATATACATGGTAATGATCGAGCGTTAGAAGCTGTTTTAAAAGTAATTGAAAATGAAAACGTAGATAAAGTCATTGTTGGTGGTGATTTGGCTTGGGGTCCACAACCTAAGAAAGTCATAGACAAACTGTTTGCATATAAAAACGAATTTATCTTTATTATGGGTAATGGCGATCGGGAGTTATTTGAACACTATAAAAACCAAAAACGAGTAGAAAATATGGTTGACGAATTAAATGAGTGGTGTGTTGAGCAACTATCAACTAAGCAACTTGAATGGTTAGGTTCATTTAAATTTTCACATGTAGAAGGTAATAATTTATTTATACATGGCTCTCCTAGAAGCGATACTGAGGCTATCAGGTTAGATACTCCTGAAAATGAAGTCTTTGAGATGATTAAAAATGTAAATCAAACTGTTATCATCTGTGGTCATACCCACATTCAATTTAAAAGAGATATTTACGCTAAAAAAGTCATTAACGCAGGCAGTGTAGGATTACAGAGCAGAGCCAAAGGAGCCTGTTGGTTGTTAATTGACGCTGATAAATATAATTTAAAGATCACTAAATATGATTTTAAGGTTGCGGCAAAAGAGATAATGTTGGATGGTTGCCCCTATAAAGAAAATTTTGCTGACCACGTTGAAAACCCTCCTTACGAAGGTCCGTAA
- a CDS encoding N-acetylmuramoyl-L-alanine amidase, translating to MELKQDFIPQSNSNRPQTALRPTHITVHETANTSNGANAEMHARYVKGADAQARQVSWHVTVDDTQAIQHLPFNEIGWHAGANGNRQSIGIEICVNRDGNFPQARANAISLVRRLMNELSIGINSVVTHQHWTGKNCPANLLPSWNQFIADVRAGTSPEPAPPMEGRLLRVIVDSLWVYNRPDWNARYTTVSRNEVFTIAEQLTVNGSRMYRLKSGLYITANPSYVQLI from the coding sequence ATGGAACTAAAACAAGATTTTATCCCACAATCAAATTCAAATCGTCCGCAGACTGCTTTACGCCCAACGCATATTACGGTTCATGAGACCGCTAATACGTCTAATGGGGCAAATGCCGAAATGCATGCACGTTACGTAAAGGGGGCAGATGCTCAGGCAAGACAAGTCTCATGGCATGTGACGGTGGATGATACTCAAGCGATTCAACACTTGCCTTTTAACGAAATCGGTTGGCACGCTGGTGCAAACGGGAATCGCCAATCAATAGGGATTGAAATTTGTGTAAACCGAGATGGCAACTTTCCGCAGGCACGAGCAAACGCCATTTCCTTAGTGCGACGATTAATGAATGAACTATCAATTGGCATCAATTCAGTTGTTACGCACCAACATTGGACAGGCAAAAACTGTCCAGCAAATTTATTACCTTCTTGGAATCAATTTATTGCGGATGTTCGAGCAGGTACAAGCCCTGAACCGGCACCACCGATGGAGGGTCGTCTACTTCGCGTTATTGTCGACAGCTTATGGGTTTACAATCGACCGGATTGGAATGCACGCTATACGACGGTTTCAAGAAATGAAGTGTTCACCATTGCCGAGCAATTAACAGTAAATGGCTCACGCATGTATCGATTAAAAAGCGGGCTCTATATTACGGCGAATCCGTCCTACGTTCAATTGATCTAA
- a CDS encoding hemolysin family protein gives MEVSTFINLLLIVLFLALTAFFVASEFAVVKIRSSRIDQLIAEGNKQATVAKTITQNLDYYLSACQLGITVTALGLGALGKPAVSSLMYPLFDFFNVSDSLSSAISYAVAFLLVTYLHVVIGEMAPKTLAIQFSEKMTLLLSGPLFWFGKLMYPFILTLNGASRSLLRVFGVKPLGHDQAYTEEELKIIMAQSYAGGAIDKEELQYMENVFSFDEHVAKDIMVPRTEMITIHEGMAIEELVALMDRYNYTRYPVIEDGDKDNIIGVVNAKKMLQAIVAGKDVSIKSYMRELPFIFEATSIQDVMHKMQKEKVHMAVIIDEFGGTAGLVTMEEVIEELVGEIRDEFDRDEESDIEQVGPNDYLINGRVLLNDLEEQFGLVFHDREHVDTIGGWLLQNSHVMDGPIEGIQMEVEGHVWSVVAADEHHVKKVKWTQPQPVKLTQAT, from the coding sequence TTGGAAGTAAGCACATTTATTAATCTCTTGCTCATTGTACTATTTTTAGCATTAACCGCTTTCTTTGTAGCTTCTGAATTTGCGGTCGTCAAGATCCGAAGCTCACGAATTGATCAACTGATTGCGGAAGGAAATAAACAGGCGACTGTTGCCAAAACCATAACGCAGAATCTCGATTACTATTTATCGGCCTGTCAGCTTGGGATTACCGTAACAGCTTTAGGCTTAGGTGCACTTGGTAAGCCTGCTGTAAGTAGTTTGATGTATCCTTTGTTTGACTTCTTTAATGTGTCAGATTCCTTATCATCTGCTATTTCTTATGCAGTTGCGTTTTTGCTTGTGACCTATTTACACGTTGTCATCGGGGAAATGGCGCCTAAGACATTGGCAATTCAATTCTCGGAAAAAATGACTTTGCTTTTATCAGGGCCATTGTTTTGGTTCGGTAAACTGATGTACCCATTTATTCTGACGTTAAATGGTGCCTCTCGTTCATTGTTAAGAGTGTTTGGCGTCAAGCCGCTTGGTCATGATCAAGCGTACACAGAAGAAGAACTGAAAATTATTATGGCGCAAAGCTATGCAGGCGGCGCGATTGATAAAGAAGAACTTCAATATATGGAGAACGTCTTTTCATTTGACGAACATGTGGCAAAAGACATTATGGTGCCACGTACAGAAATGATTACCATCCATGAAGGCATGGCGATAGAGGAACTCGTGGCGTTAATGGATCGCTACAACTATACGCGATACCCAGTTATAGAAGATGGCGACAAAGACAATATTATTGGCGTCGTCAACGCGAAGAAAATGCTTCAAGCGATTGTTGCTGGTAAAGATGTATCCATTAAGTCCTATATGCGCGAGCTTCCATTTATTTTTGAAGCAACGAGCATTCAAGATGTGATGCACAAAATGCAAAAAGAAAAAGTGCATATGGCTGTCATTATTGATGAATTCGGTGGTACGGCAGGTCTTGTCACAATGGAAGAAGTCATTGAAGAATTGGTCGGGGAAATACGTGACGAATTCGATCGGGATGAAGAAAGCGATATTGAACAAGTCGGACCGAACGATTACTTGATTAACGGTCGTGTGCTGTTAAATGATTTAGAGGAGCAATTTGGATTGGTGTTTCATGATCGCGAACACGTGGATACCATCGGTGGCTGGCTCTTACAAAACAGTCACGTCATGGATGGACCGATTGAAGGCATTCAAATGGAAGTAGAAGGCCATGTTTGGTCGGTTGTAGCAGCAGACGAACACCATGTTAAGAAAGTAAAGTGGACGCAACCCCAACCAGTTAAGCTTACTCAAGCAACTTAA
- a CDS encoding VOC family protein yields the protein MIKGLYEAHLPVSNIKQSIEFYVGLGLELDHTLEDKLAFLWIVKNESWLGLWHTKEVHYEYHPSIRHIAFQVSLEDLMQSVNWLHTRGYKPREAFGFEPIEPFVMPQKGYAHAKIHFNDPDGNSLELICKLDNKRELTERMYLSEWLQLNR from the coding sequence ATGATTAAAGGTTTATATGAAGCACATCTACCTGTAAGTAACATCAAGCAATCAATTGAATTTTATGTAGGTCTAGGACTTGAACTGGATCATACTCTTGAAGATAAACTAGCTTTTTTATGGATTGTAAAGAATGAAAGTTGGTTAGGTTTATGGCATACAAAAGAAGTCCATTATGAGTATCACCCTTCTATCCGACACATAGCTTTCCAAGTATCGTTAGAAGACCTAATGCAGTCAGTTAATTGGCTACATACTCGAGGTTACAAACCAAGAGAAGCCTTTGGATTTGAACCAATCGAGCCATTTGTCATGCCCCAAAAAGGATATGCACATGCAAAAATTCATTTTAATGACCCTGACGGTAACAGTTTAGAATTGATTTGTAAACTTGATAACAAAAGAGAACTGACTGAACGAATGTATTTAAGCGAGTGGCTTCAACTAAACCGCTAG
- a CDS encoding YvrJ family protein, translating to MENLPDWAILLGNFGFPTLVAVYLLIRFEKRIEHLTDAIRELERSTHQQNGGKR from the coding sequence ATGGAAAATCTACCTGATTGGGCAATTTTATTAGGGAACTTTGGTTTTCCCACGCTCGTGGCTGTTTATTTATTGATTCGTTTTGAAAAACGAATTGAACATTTAACAGATGCGATTCGTGAACTAGAGAGAAGCACACATCAACAGAATGGAGGAAAACGATAA
- a CDS encoding hemolysin family protein: MDPIISVNLTLVALFILLTGLFVGGEFAILKVRMSRLDQLVSEGNKKAVLAKKVAHELDYYLSACQLGITITALVLGALGEPTVQNILRPVFDYYSVPDALATAMSYAIALAIVTFLHVVIGELAPKTLAIQFPEKMTLLLAPPLYWFGVIMGPFIRILNGSARKLLGWFGVKPAGHETVYSEEELKLIVSDSYNSGQINQTELAYLENIFSFDGRTLSEIMIPKEQVVTLQENMEIDDILTTIEQQGYTRYPVINREGTRIVGFVNTKEMLTSIAAGRANGIDSYLHHIPRVKESLIIQDVFLKMKATRTHMVMVTNDQGDISGLVTMEDILSEIVGDLEEEDYDNVGLAT; the protein is encoded by the coding sequence TTGGACCCAATTATTAGTGTAAATCTAACCCTTGTCGCACTCTTTATTCTTTTGACCGGACTGTTTGTCGGTGGAGAATTTGCGATTTTAAAGGTTCGGATGTCAAGGCTTGATCAGCTCGTTTCAGAAGGGAACAAAAAAGCGGTTCTTGCTAAGAAAGTGGCACATGAGCTTGATTACTACCTATCTGCCTGCCAGCTAGGGATTACCATTACAGCGCTTGTGCTAGGTGCATTAGGTGAACCAACTGTTCAAAATATCCTGCGACCTGTGTTTGACTACTACAGCGTCCCAGACGCATTGGCAACCGCCATGTCTTACGCCATTGCCCTTGCTATCGTCACTTTTCTCCACGTGGTAATTGGAGAATTAGCGCCAAAAACACTTGCGATTCAGTTTCCTGAGAAGATGACGCTTCTATTAGCACCTCCCCTTTACTGGTTTGGGGTCATCATGGGACCCTTCATTCGCATTTTAAACGGATCAGCCCGCAAGTTACTAGGGTGGTTTGGCGTTAAACCAGCAGGGCATGAGACCGTCTACTCAGAAGAAGAGTTGAAGCTTATCGTCTCAGACAGTTACAATAGCGGACAAATCAACCAAACTGAGCTAGCTTACTTGGAAAACATCTTCTCATTTGATGGACGAACATTAAGCGAGATCATGATTCCGAAAGAGCAAGTCGTGACGTTACAGGAAAACATGGAGATCGATGACATTTTAACAACCATTGAGCAACAAGGATACACCCGTTATCCCGTTATAAACCGAGAAGGAACAAGGATCGTTGGTTTTGTAAACACGAAAGAAATGCTCACAAGTATCGCAGCAGGTCGTGCCAACGGGATCGATTCGTACTTGCACCACATCCCACGTGTAAAAGAATCTTTGATCATACAAGACGTCTTCTTAAAGATGAAAGCCACACGCACCCATATGGTGATGGTGACAAATGATCAAGGTGACATAAGCGGTCTTGTGACGATGGAAGACATTCTAAGTGAAATTGTCGGTGACTTGGAAGAAGAAGATTACGATAACGTTGGTCTGGCAACGTAA
- a CDS encoding DinB family protein, with protein MRPRPLSIENPEHDRYVSLVPDGDIKDILTNQRNENIPFLSSVSEELAKKAYAPGKWTLKEVIGHMTDSERVMAYRMLAIARNESEPLPAMDQNQYVSAAHFNKQSWEQLLVGLDAVRGNTLSLISTIDDEAWVRCGTVMNSSVSVGAIAYGIAGHELHHMKVIRAKYV; from the coding sequence ATGCGTCCACGCCCTTTGTCTATTGAAAATCCAGAGCATGATCGGTATGTGAGCCTTGTTCCTGATGGCGATATTAAAGACATACTTACTAATCAACGAAATGAGAACATTCCCTTCCTAAGCAGCGTGTCAGAGGAGTTAGCAAAAAAAGCATATGCTCCAGGAAAATGGACTTTAAAAGAAGTAATTGGGCATATGACCGATTCGGAACGTGTGATGGCGTATCGCATGCTTGCCATTGCGCGAAATGAAAGTGAACCACTCCCAGCAATGGACCAGAATCAATATGTTTCTGCAGCACACTTTAACAAACAATCGTGGGAGCAGTTACTCGTTGGTTTAGACGCGGTACGCGGCAACACGTTAAGCCTAATCTCAACCATTGATGATGAGGCGTGGGTTCGGTGTGGGACTGTAATGAACAGTTCGGTATCGGTAGGCGCCATTGCATATGGCATTGCCGGGCACGAATTACACCATATGAAAGTAATTAGAGCTAAATACGTGTAA